From the Takifugu flavidus isolate HTHZ2018 chromosome 12, ASM371156v2, whole genome shotgun sequence genome, one window contains:
- the lrch3 gene encoding DISP complex protein LRCH3 isoform X5, which yields MAASVLLGSAENTGLHFAVGGGSSGARTGNVLVGSNNGLGSACPAPWNRSLDRALDEATATGCLNLSGRKLKEFPRSAANHDLTDTTRADLSRNRLSELPLEVCLFVSLESLNLYQNCLRSLPDSLVNLQALTYLNLSRNQLSALPAIICSLPLKGLIACNNKLVSLPEELGQLRHLTELDVSCNEIQSLPPQVGQLEALRDLNVRRNHLLKLPAELAELPLVRLDFSCNKVTSIPACYRQLTQLQSIVLDNNPLQSPPAQICIKGKIHIFKYLNLEASKTTPELSDYDKRPLNFSTCGDELCPGRLYGTLDSGFNSVDSGDKRWSGNEPSEELSELSLRVAEISRDQRPRGGAALLANGTHVELEQIDFIDSCVEEEEEEGRSRARGGGDGTSLSSQFMAYIERRITREGSPGKSSSGRTEDPRRNPNRSVVDGVAPSSPNQRSPSSGGLEKMRREAHLAALRYDEERQKTRYLQRDTKKAAPSPTASLTESENVYPSRRSTHTDDSALFMGEDRAALSPTGGVASCRPASLRPESFLFRLTQKEEKRKGDAAPHSQVDNSAAPPLVEEDAELVEQLRKNIEARLKVSLPTDLGAALTDGVVLCHLANHVRPRSVPSIHVPSPAVPKLTMAKCRRNVENFLEACRRIGVPQSHLCLPLHILEERGLPQVAATVSALLDLAPPRHPITLASSTPGPSVSM from the exons ATGGCGGCCTCAGTGTTGCTGGGGTCTGCGGAGAACACTGGACTTCACTTCGCGGTCGGAGGCGGAAGCAGCGGCGCCAGGACTGGCAATGTTTTAGTGGGGAGTAATAATGGTCTGGGATCCGCGTGTCCGGCCCCCTGGAATCGTTCTCTGGACCGGGCGTTAGATGAAGCCACGGCCACCGGGTGCCTGAACCTCAGcggcaggaagctgaaggagttTCCCCGGAGCGCCGCCAACCACGACCTGACGGACACCACCAGGGCCG ACCTGTCTCGTAACCGTCTGTCGGAGCTTCCTCTGGAGGtttgtctctttgtgtctctggaGAGTCTGAACCTCTATCAGAACTGTCTGAGGTCTCTGCCAGACAGTCTGGTCAACCTGCAGGCGCTCACCTACCTGAACctgag TCGGAACCAGCTGTCGGCTCTTCCTGCCATCATCTGCAGTCTCCCTCTGAAGGGTTTAATTGCCTGCAACAACAAGCTTGTTTCCCTCCCAGAAGAGCTGGGGCAGTTGAGGCACCTGACTGAACTG GACGTCAGCTGTAATGAGATCCAGTCACTGCCACCTCAGGTGGGTCAGTTGGAAGCTCTGCGAGACCTAAATGTCCGGAGGAATCACCTGCTCAAACTCCCTGCTG AGCTGGCAGAGCTGCCTCTGGTTCGTCTGGACTTCTCCTGTAATAAGGTCACGTCCATCCCTGCGTGTTACCGCCagctcacacagctgcagagcatCGTCCTGGACAACAACCCTCTGCAGTCTCCACCTGCACAG atttgTATTAAAGGGAAGatccacatttttaaatacCTGAACCTTGAAGCCAGTAAAACGACGCCTGAGCTCTCAGACTACGACAAAAGACCTTTAAACTTCAGCACTTG tGGTGATGAACTGTGTCCTGGGCGTCTCTATGGAACACTGGATTCTGGATTCAACAGCGTTGACAGTGGAGACAAGAGATGGTCTGGAAACGAG CCCTCAGAAGAGCTGTCGGAGCTGTCGCTGAGGGTGGCGGAGATCAGCCGTGATCAACGgcccagaggaggagcagctctgctggCTAACGGCACGC ATGTGGAGTTGGAGCAGATCGACTTCATTGacagctgtgtggaggaggaagaggaggaagggaggagtcGTGCACGGGGAGGCGGCGACGGTACGAGCCTCAGCTCCCAGTTCATGGCGTACATCGAGAGACGCATCACCAGAGAG GGGTCTCCAGGGAAGAGCAGCTCCGGCCGCACCGAggaccccaggaggaaccccaacAG GAGTGTGGTTGACGGCGTGGCTCCCAGTTCCCCGAACCAG aGATCCCCCTCCTCAGGGGGcttggagaagatgaggagggaggctcACCTGGCCGCCCTCAGGTATGATGAGGAGAGACAGAAGACTCGATACCTGCAGAGAGACACCAAG AAAGCGGCTCCGAGTCCAACAGCATCACTGACGGAGAGTGAG aacGTCTACCCCTCCAGGCGCTCCACCCACACAGACGATTCCGCCCTCTTCATG GGTGAAGAcagagctgctctctctcccacaG GGGGTGTGGCCTCCTGTCGCCCAGCCAGTTTGAGACCAGAGAGTTTCCTGTTTCGTCTCAcccagaaagaagagaagaggaaag GTGAtgctgctcctcacagccaGGTGGACAattctgctgccccccccctcgttgAAGAAGATGCAGAACTGGTGGAGCAGCTTCGAAAG aACATTGAAGCGCGTCTCAAGGTGTCCCTGCCCACTGACCTGGGCGCCGCCCTGACGGACGGCGTGGTGCTGTGCCACCTTGCCAACCACGTGCGACCGCGCTCGGTCCCCAGCATCCACGTGCCGTCCCCTGCTGTG CCCAAACTCACCATGGCCAAATGTCGACGGAACGTGGAGAACTTCCTGGAGGCGTGCCGCAGGATCGGAGTTCCACAG AGTCACTTGTGTCTCCCCCTGCACATCCTGGAGGAGCGAGGGCTCCCCCAGGTGGCCGCCACTGTCAGCGCTCTGTTGGACTTGGCTCCGCCCAGACATCCCATCACCCTGGCGAGCAGCACCCCCGGACCTTCTGTCAGTATGTGA
- the lrch3 gene encoding DISP complex protein LRCH3 isoform X3, which translates to MAASVLLGSAENTGLHFAVGGGSSGARTGNVLVGSNNGLGSACPAPWNRSLDRALDEATATGCLNLSGRKLKEFPRSAANHDLTDTTRADLSRNRLSELPLEVCLFVSLESLNLYQNCLRSLPDSLVNLQALTYLNLSRNQLSALPAIICSLPLKGLIACNNKLVSLPEELGQLRHLTELDVSCNEIQSLPPQVGQLEALRDLNVRRNHLLKLPAELAELPLVRLDFSCNKVTSIPACYRQLTQLQSIVLDNNPLQSPPAQICIKGKIHIFKYLNLEASKTTPELSDYDKRPLNFSTCGDELCPGRLYGTLDSGFNSVDSGDKRWSGNEPSEELSELSLRVAEISRDQRPRGGAALLANGTHVELEQIDFIDSCVEEEEEEGRSRARGGGDGTSLSSQFMAYIERRITREGSPGKSSSGRTEDPRRNPNRSVVDGVAPSSPNQLFVCPQRSPSSGGLEKMRREAHLAALRYDEERQKTRYLQRDTKKAAPSPTASLTESENVYPSRRSTHTDDSALFMGEDRAALSPTGGVASCRPASLRPESFLFRLTQKEEKRKGDAAPHSQVDNSAAPPLVEEDAELVEQLRKNIEARLKVSLPTDLGAALTDGVVLCHLANHVRPRSVPSIHVPSPAVPKLTMAKCRRNVENFLEACRRIGVPQSHLCLPLHILEERGLPQVAATVSALLDLAPPRHPITLASSTPGPSVSM; encoded by the exons ATGGCGGCCTCAGTGTTGCTGGGGTCTGCGGAGAACACTGGACTTCACTTCGCGGTCGGAGGCGGAAGCAGCGGCGCCAGGACTGGCAATGTTTTAGTGGGGAGTAATAATGGTCTGGGATCCGCGTGTCCGGCCCCCTGGAATCGTTCTCTGGACCGGGCGTTAGATGAAGCCACGGCCACCGGGTGCCTGAACCTCAGcggcaggaagctgaaggagttTCCCCGGAGCGCCGCCAACCACGACCTGACGGACACCACCAGGGCCG ACCTGTCTCGTAACCGTCTGTCGGAGCTTCCTCTGGAGGtttgtctctttgtgtctctggaGAGTCTGAACCTCTATCAGAACTGTCTGAGGTCTCTGCCAGACAGTCTGGTCAACCTGCAGGCGCTCACCTACCTGAACctgag TCGGAACCAGCTGTCGGCTCTTCCTGCCATCATCTGCAGTCTCCCTCTGAAGGGTTTAATTGCCTGCAACAACAAGCTTGTTTCCCTCCCAGAAGAGCTGGGGCAGTTGAGGCACCTGACTGAACTG GACGTCAGCTGTAATGAGATCCAGTCACTGCCACCTCAGGTGGGTCAGTTGGAAGCTCTGCGAGACCTAAATGTCCGGAGGAATCACCTGCTCAAACTCCCTGCTG AGCTGGCAGAGCTGCCTCTGGTTCGTCTGGACTTCTCCTGTAATAAGGTCACGTCCATCCCTGCGTGTTACCGCCagctcacacagctgcagagcatCGTCCTGGACAACAACCCTCTGCAGTCTCCACCTGCACAG atttgTATTAAAGGGAAGatccacatttttaaatacCTGAACCTTGAAGCCAGTAAAACGACGCCTGAGCTCTCAGACTACGACAAAAGACCTTTAAACTTCAGCACTTG tGGTGATGAACTGTGTCCTGGGCGTCTCTATGGAACACTGGATTCTGGATTCAACAGCGTTGACAGTGGAGACAAGAGATGGTCTGGAAACGAG CCCTCAGAAGAGCTGTCGGAGCTGTCGCTGAGGGTGGCGGAGATCAGCCGTGATCAACGgcccagaggaggagcagctctgctggCTAACGGCACGC ATGTGGAGTTGGAGCAGATCGACTTCATTGacagctgtgtggaggaggaagaggaggaagggaggagtcGTGCACGGGGAGGCGGCGACGGTACGAGCCTCAGCTCCCAGTTCATGGCGTACATCGAGAGACGCATCACCAGAGAG GGGTCTCCAGGGAAGAGCAGCTCCGGCCGCACCGAggaccccaggaggaaccccaacAG GAGTGTGGTTGACGGCGTGGCTCCCAGTTCCCCGAACCAG ctgtttgtgtgtcctcagaGATCCCCCTCCTCAGGGGGcttggagaagatgaggagggaggctcACCTGGCCGCCCTCAGGTATGATGAGGAGAGACAGAAGACTCGATACCTGCAGAGAGACACCAAG AAAGCGGCTCCGAGTCCAACAGCATCACTGACGGAGAGTGAG aacGTCTACCCCTCCAGGCGCTCCACCCACACAGACGATTCCGCCCTCTTCATG GGTGAAGAcagagctgctctctctcccacaG GGGGTGTGGCCTCCTGTCGCCCAGCCAGTTTGAGACCAGAGAGTTTCCTGTTTCGTCTCAcccagaaagaagagaagaggaaag GTGAtgctgctcctcacagccaGGTGGACAattctgctgccccccccctcgttgAAGAAGATGCAGAACTGGTGGAGCAGCTTCGAAAG aACATTGAAGCGCGTCTCAAGGTGTCCCTGCCCACTGACCTGGGCGCCGCCCTGACGGACGGCGTGGTGCTGTGCCACCTTGCCAACCACGTGCGACCGCGCTCGGTCCCCAGCATCCACGTGCCGTCCCCTGCTGTG CCCAAACTCACCATGGCCAAATGTCGACGGAACGTGGAGAACTTCCTGGAGGCGTGCCGCAGGATCGGAGTTCCACAG AGTCACTTGTGTCTCCCCCTGCACATCCTGGAGGAGCGAGGGCTCCCCCAGGTGGCCGCCACTGTCAGCGCTCTGTTGGACTTGGCTCCGCCCAGACATCCCATCACCCTGGCGAGCAGCACCCCCGGACCTTCTGTCAGTATGTGA
- the lrch3 gene encoding DISP complex protein LRCH3 isoform X2, which produces MAASVLLGSAENTGLHFAVGGGSSGARTGNVLVGSNNGLGSACPAPWNRSLDRALDEATATGCLNLSGRKLKEFPRSAANHDLTDTTRADLSRNRLSELPLEVCLFVSLESLNLYQNCLRSLPDSLVNLQALTYLNLSRNQLSALPAIICSLPLKGLIACNNKLVSLPEELGQLRHLTELDVSCNEIQSLPPQVGQLEALRDLNVRRNHLLKLPAELAELPLVRLDFSCNKVTSIPACYRQLTQLQSIVLDNNPLQSPPAQICIKGKIHIFKYLNLEASKTTPELSDYDKRPLNFSTCGDELCPGRLYGTLDSGFNSVDSGDKRWSGNEPSEELSELSLRVAEISRDQRPRGGAALLANGTHVELEQIDFIDSCVEEEEEEGRSRARGGGDGTSLSSQFMAYIERRITREGSPGKSSSGRTEDPRRNPNRSVVDGVAPSSPNQRSPSSGGLEKMRREAHLAALRYDEERQKTRYLQRDTKKAAPSPTASLTESENVYPSRRSTHTDDSALFMGEDRAALSPTGGVASCRPASLRPESFLFRLTQKEEKRKGDAAPHSQVDNSAAPPLVEEDAELVEQLRKNIEARLKVSLPTDLGAALTDGVVLCHLANHVRPRSVPSIHVPSPAVPKLTMAKCRRNVENFLEACRRIGVPQDCLCSARDVLDGRGHRLYSTVATLLSASPPTLGCPQVQLAGFALFYLSVMSVLCAIYVHLAPGV; this is translated from the exons ATGGCGGCCTCAGTGTTGCTGGGGTCTGCGGAGAACACTGGACTTCACTTCGCGGTCGGAGGCGGAAGCAGCGGCGCCAGGACTGGCAATGTTTTAGTGGGGAGTAATAATGGTCTGGGATCCGCGTGTCCGGCCCCCTGGAATCGTTCTCTGGACCGGGCGTTAGATGAAGCCACGGCCACCGGGTGCCTGAACCTCAGcggcaggaagctgaaggagttTCCCCGGAGCGCCGCCAACCACGACCTGACGGACACCACCAGGGCCG ACCTGTCTCGTAACCGTCTGTCGGAGCTTCCTCTGGAGGtttgtctctttgtgtctctggaGAGTCTGAACCTCTATCAGAACTGTCTGAGGTCTCTGCCAGACAGTCTGGTCAACCTGCAGGCGCTCACCTACCTGAACctgag TCGGAACCAGCTGTCGGCTCTTCCTGCCATCATCTGCAGTCTCCCTCTGAAGGGTTTAATTGCCTGCAACAACAAGCTTGTTTCCCTCCCAGAAGAGCTGGGGCAGTTGAGGCACCTGACTGAACTG GACGTCAGCTGTAATGAGATCCAGTCACTGCCACCTCAGGTGGGTCAGTTGGAAGCTCTGCGAGACCTAAATGTCCGGAGGAATCACCTGCTCAAACTCCCTGCTG AGCTGGCAGAGCTGCCTCTGGTTCGTCTGGACTTCTCCTGTAATAAGGTCACGTCCATCCCTGCGTGTTACCGCCagctcacacagctgcagagcatCGTCCTGGACAACAACCCTCTGCAGTCTCCACCTGCACAG atttgTATTAAAGGGAAGatccacatttttaaatacCTGAACCTTGAAGCCAGTAAAACGACGCCTGAGCTCTCAGACTACGACAAAAGACCTTTAAACTTCAGCACTTG tGGTGATGAACTGTGTCCTGGGCGTCTCTATGGAACACTGGATTCTGGATTCAACAGCGTTGACAGTGGAGACAAGAGATGGTCTGGAAACGAG CCCTCAGAAGAGCTGTCGGAGCTGTCGCTGAGGGTGGCGGAGATCAGCCGTGATCAACGgcccagaggaggagcagctctgctggCTAACGGCACGC ATGTGGAGTTGGAGCAGATCGACTTCATTGacagctgtgtggaggaggaagaggaggaagggaggagtcGTGCACGGGGAGGCGGCGACGGTACGAGCCTCAGCTCCCAGTTCATGGCGTACATCGAGAGACGCATCACCAGAGAG GGGTCTCCAGGGAAGAGCAGCTCCGGCCGCACCGAggaccccaggaggaaccccaacAG GAGTGTGGTTGACGGCGTGGCTCCCAGTTCCCCGAACCAG aGATCCCCCTCCTCAGGGGGcttggagaagatgaggagggaggctcACCTGGCCGCCCTCAGGTATGATGAGGAGAGACAGAAGACTCGATACCTGCAGAGAGACACCAAG AAAGCGGCTCCGAGTCCAACAGCATCACTGACGGAGAGTGAG aacGTCTACCCCTCCAGGCGCTCCACCCACACAGACGATTCCGCCCTCTTCATG GGTGAAGAcagagctgctctctctcccacaG GGGGTGTGGCCTCCTGTCGCCCAGCCAGTTTGAGACCAGAGAGTTTCCTGTTTCGTCTCAcccagaaagaagagaagaggaaag GTGAtgctgctcctcacagccaGGTGGACAattctgctgccccccccctcgttgAAGAAGATGCAGAACTGGTGGAGCAGCTTCGAAAG aACATTGAAGCGCGTCTCAAGGTGTCCCTGCCCACTGACCTGGGCGCCGCCCTGACGGACGGCGTGGTGCTGTGCCACCTTGCCAACCACGTGCGACCGCGCTCGGTCCCCAGCATCCACGTGCCGTCCCCTGCTGTG CCCAAACTCACCATGGCCAAATGTCGACGGAACGTGGAGAACTTCCTGGAGGCGTGCCGCAGGATCGGAGTTCCACAG gACTGTCTGTGTTCAGCCAGGGACGTGCTGGACGGACGTGGACACAGGCTTTATAGCACGGTGGCCACGTTGCTGTCCGCGTCCCCGCCCACTCTGGGCTGCCCTCAGGTGCAGCTGGCAGGCTTCGCCCTCTTCTACCTGTCCGTCATGTCCGTGCTGTGCGCCATCTACGTGCACCTGGCGCCAGGTGTGTGA
- the lrch3 gene encoding DISP complex protein LRCH3 isoform X4: protein MAASVLLGSAENTGLHFAVGGGSSGARTGNVLVGSNNGLGSACPAPWNRSLDRALDEATATGCLNLSGRKLKEFPRSAANHDLTDTTRADLSRNRLSELPLEVCLFVSLESLNLYQNCLRSLPDSLVNLQALTYLNLSRNQLSALPAIICSLPLKGLIACNNKLVSLPEELGQLRHLTELDVSCNEIQSLPPQVGQLEALRDLNVRRNHLLKLPAELAELPLVRLDFSCNKVTSIPACYRQLTQLQSIVLDNNPLQSPPAQICIKGKIHIFKYLNLEASKTTPELSDYDKRPLNFSTCGDELCPGRLYGTLDSGFNSVDSGDKRWSGNEPSEELSELSLRVAEISRDQRPRGGAALLANGTHVELEQIDFIDSCVEEEEEEGRSRARGGGDGTSLSSQFMAYIERRITREGSPGKSSSGRTEDPRRNPNRSVVDGVAPSSPNQLFVCPQRSPSSGGLEKMRREAHLAALRYDEERQKTRYLQRDTKKAAPSPTASLTESEGEDRAALSPTGGVASCRPASLRPESFLFRLTQKEEKRKGDAAPHSQVDNSAAPPLVEEDAELVEQLRKNIEARLKVSLPTDLGAALTDGVVLCHLANHVRPRSVPSIHVPSPAVPKLTMAKCRRNVENFLEACRRIGVPQDCLCSARDVLDGRGHRLYSTVATLLSASPPTLGCPQVQLAGFALFYLSVMSVLCAIYVHLAPGV, encoded by the exons ATGGCGGCCTCAGTGTTGCTGGGGTCTGCGGAGAACACTGGACTTCACTTCGCGGTCGGAGGCGGAAGCAGCGGCGCCAGGACTGGCAATGTTTTAGTGGGGAGTAATAATGGTCTGGGATCCGCGTGTCCGGCCCCCTGGAATCGTTCTCTGGACCGGGCGTTAGATGAAGCCACGGCCACCGGGTGCCTGAACCTCAGcggcaggaagctgaaggagttTCCCCGGAGCGCCGCCAACCACGACCTGACGGACACCACCAGGGCCG ACCTGTCTCGTAACCGTCTGTCGGAGCTTCCTCTGGAGGtttgtctctttgtgtctctggaGAGTCTGAACCTCTATCAGAACTGTCTGAGGTCTCTGCCAGACAGTCTGGTCAACCTGCAGGCGCTCACCTACCTGAACctgag TCGGAACCAGCTGTCGGCTCTTCCTGCCATCATCTGCAGTCTCCCTCTGAAGGGTTTAATTGCCTGCAACAACAAGCTTGTTTCCCTCCCAGAAGAGCTGGGGCAGTTGAGGCACCTGACTGAACTG GACGTCAGCTGTAATGAGATCCAGTCACTGCCACCTCAGGTGGGTCAGTTGGAAGCTCTGCGAGACCTAAATGTCCGGAGGAATCACCTGCTCAAACTCCCTGCTG AGCTGGCAGAGCTGCCTCTGGTTCGTCTGGACTTCTCCTGTAATAAGGTCACGTCCATCCCTGCGTGTTACCGCCagctcacacagctgcagagcatCGTCCTGGACAACAACCCTCTGCAGTCTCCACCTGCACAG atttgTATTAAAGGGAAGatccacatttttaaatacCTGAACCTTGAAGCCAGTAAAACGACGCCTGAGCTCTCAGACTACGACAAAAGACCTTTAAACTTCAGCACTTG tGGTGATGAACTGTGTCCTGGGCGTCTCTATGGAACACTGGATTCTGGATTCAACAGCGTTGACAGTGGAGACAAGAGATGGTCTGGAAACGAG CCCTCAGAAGAGCTGTCGGAGCTGTCGCTGAGGGTGGCGGAGATCAGCCGTGATCAACGgcccagaggaggagcagctctgctggCTAACGGCACGC ATGTGGAGTTGGAGCAGATCGACTTCATTGacagctgtgtggaggaggaagaggaggaagggaggagtcGTGCACGGGGAGGCGGCGACGGTACGAGCCTCAGCTCCCAGTTCATGGCGTACATCGAGAGACGCATCACCAGAGAG GGGTCTCCAGGGAAGAGCAGCTCCGGCCGCACCGAggaccccaggaggaaccccaacAG GAGTGTGGTTGACGGCGTGGCTCCCAGTTCCCCGAACCAG ctgtttgtgtgtcctcagaGATCCCCCTCCTCAGGGGGcttggagaagatgaggagggaggctcACCTGGCCGCCCTCAGGTATGATGAGGAGAGACAGAAGACTCGATACCTGCAGAGAGACACCAAG AAAGCGGCTCCGAGTCCAACAGCATCACTGACGGAGAGTGAG GGTGAAGAcagagctgctctctctcccacaG GGGGTGTGGCCTCCTGTCGCCCAGCCAGTTTGAGACCAGAGAGTTTCCTGTTTCGTCTCAcccagaaagaagagaagaggaaag GTGAtgctgctcctcacagccaGGTGGACAattctgctgccccccccctcgttgAAGAAGATGCAGAACTGGTGGAGCAGCTTCGAAAG aACATTGAAGCGCGTCTCAAGGTGTCCCTGCCCACTGACCTGGGCGCCGCCCTGACGGACGGCGTGGTGCTGTGCCACCTTGCCAACCACGTGCGACCGCGCTCGGTCCCCAGCATCCACGTGCCGTCCCCTGCTGTG CCCAAACTCACCATGGCCAAATGTCGACGGAACGTGGAGAACTTCCTGGAGGCGTGCCGCAGGATCGGAGTTCCACAG gACTGTCTGTGTTCAGCCAGGGACGTGCTGGACGGACGTGGACACAGGCTTTATAGCACGGTGGCCACGTTGCTGTCCGCGTCCCCGCCCACTCTGGGCTGCCCTCAGGTGCAGCTGGCAGGCTTCGCCCTCTTCTACCTGTCCGTCATGTCCGTGCTGTGCGCCATCTACGTGCACCTGGCGCCAGGTGTGTGA
- the lrch3 gene encoding DISP complex protein LRCH3 isoform X1: protein MAASVLLGSAENTGLHFAVGGGSSGARTGNVLVGSNNGLGSACPAPWNRSLDRALDEATATGCLNLSGRKLKEFPRSAANHDLTDTTRADLSRNRLSELPLEVCLFVSLESLNLYQNCLRSLPDSLVNLQALTYLNLSRNQLSALPAIICSLPLKGLIACNNKLVSLPEELGQLRHLTELDVSCNEIQSLPPQVGQLEALRDLNVRRNHLLKLPAELAELPLVRLDFSCNKVTSIPACYRQLTQLQSIVLDNNPLQSPPAQICIKGKIHIFKYLNLEASKTTPELSDYDKRPLNFSTCGDELCPGRLYGTLDSGFNSVDSGDKRWSGNEPSEELSELSLRVAEISRDQRPRGGAALLANGTHVELEQIDFIDSCVEEEEEEGRSRARGGGDGTSLSSQFMAYIERRITREGSPGKSSSGRTEDPRRNPNRSVVDGVAPSSPNQLFVCPQRSPSSGGLEKMRREAHLAALRYDEERQKTRYLQRDTKKAAPSPTASLTESENVYPSRRSTHTDDSALFMGEDRAALSPTGGVASCRPASLRPESFLFRLTQKEEKRKGDAAPHSQVDNSAAPPLVEEDAELVEQLRKNIEARLKVSLPTDLGAALTDGVVLCHLANHVRPRSVPSIHVPSPAVPKLTMAKCRRNVENFLEACRRIGVPQDCLCSARDVLDGRGHRLYSTVATLLSASPPTLGCPQVQLAGFALFYLSVMSVLCAIYVHLAPGV, encoded by the exons ATGGCGGCCTCAGTGTTGCTGGGGTCTGCGGAGAACACTGGACTTCACTTCGCGGTCGGAGGCGGAAGCAGCGGCGCCAGGACTGGCAATGTTTTAGTGGGGAGTAATAATGGTCTGGGATCCGCGTGTCCGGCCCCCTGGAATCGTTCTCTGGACCGGGCGTTAGATGAAGCCACGGCCACCGGGTGCCTGAACCTCAGcggcaggaagctgaaggagttTCCCCGGAGCGCCGCCAACCACGACCTGACGGACACCACCAGGGCCG ACCTGTCTCGTAACCGTCTGTCGGAGCTTCCTCTGGAGGtttgtctctttgtgtctctggaGAGTCTGAACCTCTATCAGAACTGTCTGAGGTCTCTGCCAGACAGTCTGGTCAACCTGCAGGCGCTCACCTACCTGAACctgag TCGGAACCAGCTGTCGGCTCTTCCTGCCATCATCTGCAGTCTCCCTCTGAAGGGTTTAATTGCCTGCAACAACAAGCTTGTTTCCCTCCCAGAAGAGCTGGGGCAGTTGAGGCACCTGACTGAACTG GACGTCAGCTGTAATGAGATCCAGTCACTGCCACCTCAGGTGGGTCAGTTGGAAGCTCTGCGAGACCTAAATGTCCGGAGGAATCACCTGCTCAAACTCCCTGCTG AGCTGGCAGAGCTGCCTCTGGTTCGTCTGGACTTCTCCTGTAATAAGGTCACGTCCATCCCTGCGTGTTACCGCCagctcacacagctgcagagcatCGTCCTGGACAACAACCCTCTGCAGTCTCCACCTGCACAG atttgTATTAAAGGGAAGatccacatttttaaatacCTGAACCTTGAAGCCAGTAAAACGACGCCTGAGCTCTCAGACTACGACAAAAGACCTTTAAACTTCAGCACTTG tGGTGATGAACTGTGTCCTGGGCGTCTCTATGGAACACTGGATTCTGGATTCAACAGCGTTGACAGTGGAGACAAGAGATGGTCTGGAAACGAG CCCTCAGAAGAGCTGTCGGAGCTGTCGCTGAGGGTGGCGGAGATCAGCCGTGATCAACGgcccagaggaggagcagctctgctggCTAACGGCACGC ATGTGGAGTTGGAGCAGATCGACTTCATTGacagctgtgtggaggaggaagaggaggaagggaggagtcGTGCACGGGGAGGCGGCGACGGTACGAGCCTCAGCTCCCAGTTCATGGCGTACATCGAGAGACGCATCACCAGAGAG GGGTCTCCAGGGAAGAGCAGCTCCGGCCGCACCGAggaccccaggaggaaccccaacAG GAGTGTGGTTGACGGCGTGGCTCCCAGTTCCCCGAACCAG ctgtttgtgtgtcctcagaGATCCCCCTCCTCAGGGGGcttggagaagatgaggagggaggctcACCTGGCCGCCCTCAGGTATGATGAGGAGAGACAGAAGACTCGATACCTGCAGAGAGACACCAAG AAAGCGGCTCCGAGTCCAACAGCATCACTGACGGAGAGTGAG aacGTCTACCCCTCCAGGCGCTCCACCCACACAGACGATTCCGCCCTCTTCATG GGTGAAGAcagagctgctctctctcccacaG GGGGTGTGGCCTCCTGTCGCCCAGCCAGTTTGAGACCAGAGAGTTTCCTGTTTCGTCTCAcccagaaagaagagaagaggaaag GTGAtgctgctcctcacagccaGGTGGACAattctgctgccccccccctcgttgAAGAAGATGCAGAACTGGTGGAGCAGCTTCGAAAG aACATTGAAGCGCGTCTCAAGGTGTCCCTGCCCACTGACCTGGGCGCCGCCCTGACGGACGGCGTGGTGCTGTGCCACCTTGCCAACCACGTGCGACCGCGCTCGGTCCCCAGCATCCACGTGCCGTCCCCTGCTGTG CCCAAACTCACCATGGCCAAATGTCGACGGAACGTGGAGAACTTCCTGGAGGCGTGCCGCAGGATCGGAGTTCCACAG gACTGTCTGTGTTCAGCCAGGGACGTGCTGGACGGACGTGGACACAGGCTTTATAGCACGGTGGCCACGTTGCTGTCCGCGTCCCCGCCCACTCTGGGCTGCCCTCAGGTGCAGCTGGCAGGCTTCGCCCTCTTCTACCTGTCCGTCATGTCCGTGCTGTGCGCCATCTACGTGCACCTGGCGCCAGGTGTGTGA